In Nocardia sputorum, a single genomic region encodes these proteins:
- a CDS encoding glucose-1-phosphate cytidylyltransferase: MKVVLFCGGYGMRMRGGTDDMVPKPMQLVGPRPLLWHVMRYYAHYGHNEFILCLGYGAEHIKNFFLGYRESASNDFVIRNGRVELLGSDIDDWTITFVDTGVESAIGERLRRVREHLGDDQYFLANYADVLTDAPLDEMIAQFHASGAVASLMVVPPQSSFHCVDLSPTGEVKEIVPVANMPLWENGGYFVLGREIFDLLPPGGDLVEDACGTLAGQGRLFGYRHDGFWKPADTFKERAELDAAYRRGHRPWMVWEQ, translated from the coding sequence ATGAAAGTCGTCCTGTTCTGCGGTGGCTACGGCATGCGCATGCGCGGCGGCACCGATGACATGGTGCCCAAGCCGATGCAACTCGTCGGCCCCCGCCCGCTGCTCTGGCACGTGATGCGGTACTACGCGCACTACGGTCACAACGAATTCATCCTGTGCCTCGGATACGGCGCCGAGCACATCAAGAATTTTTTCCTCGGCTATCGGGAGTCGGCGTCCAACGACTTCGTGATCCGCAACGGCCGGGTCGAATTGCTCGGCAGCGATATCGACGACTGGACGATCACCTTTGTCGATACCGGCGTGGAGTCGGCCATCGGAGAGCGATTGCGCCGGGTGCGCGAGCACCTCGGCGACGACCAGTACTTCCTGGCCAACTACGCCGACGTCCTCACCGACGCTCCCCTGGACGAGATGATCGCTCAGTTCCACGCTTCAGGGGCGGTGGCATCTCTCATGGTGGTGCCACCGCAATCGTCGTTCCACTGTGTGGACCTCAGCCCCACCGGCGAGGTCAAGGAAATCGTTCCCGTGGCGAATATGCCACTGTGGGAAAACGGCGGCTATTTCGTGCTCGGCCGGGAGATATTCGACCTGCTGCCACCAGGTGGCGATCTGGTGGAAGACGCCTGTGGGACGCTCGCGGGCCAGGGCCGGTTGTTCGGCTACCGCCACGATGGATTCTGGAAACCGGCAGATACTTTCAAGGAGCGCGCCGAACTCGATGCGGCCTACCGCCGCGGACACCGGCCATGGATGGTGTGGGAGCAGTGA
- a CDS encoding PIG-L deacetylase family protein, giving the protein MIALLSPRPAEIALLGAHCDDIPIGMGATLLSLTSAHPGMRVRALVLSGAGTEREREERAALTAFCSGRAPELTVLDVPDGRAPAHWDRIKTAVAEFRRAGEPDLVFAPQPGDAHQDHRTLAELVPTEFRDHLILGYEILKAEVDTPAPTVFHPVDAALVQRKSRLLHRYYPSQTGRDWFDETAFLATARIRGVQCRTEYAEAFVVNKAVISWEKE; this is encoded by the coding sequence GTGATCGCTCTGCTTTCCCCGCGGCCGGCCGAGATCGCCCTGCTCGGCGCGCATTGCGATGACATCCCGATCGGCATGGGAGCCACGCTGCTGTCGCTGACCAGCGCCCATCCGGGTATGCGGGTGCGCGCTCTGGTCCTTTCCGGCGCAGGCACCGAGCGCGAGCGGGAAGAACGGGCGGCGCTCACCGCCTTCTGCTCGGGACGGGCACCGGAATTGACGGTGCTCGACGTCCCGGACGGACGCGCACCGGCGCACTGGGATCGGATCAAGACGGCCGTAGCGGAGTTTCGCCGTGCGGGTGAACCGGACCTGGTGTTCGCCCCGCAACCGGGCGACGCGCACCAGGATCACCGCACGCTCGCGGAGTTGGTGCCGACCGAGTTCCGCGACCACCTGATCCTCGGCTACGAGATCCTCAAGGCTGAGGTGGACACACCGGCGCCGACCGTGTTCCACCCGGTCGACGCGGCACTGGTCCAGCGGAAATCCCGCCTGCTGCACCGGTATTACCCGTCGCAGACCGGGCGCGACTGGTTCGACGAAACCGCGTTCCTGGCCACCGCGCGGATCCGCGGCGTGCAGTGCCGCACCGAGTACGCCGAAGCCTTCGTGGTGAACAAGGCCGTGATCTCATGGGAAAAGGAGTGA
- a CDS encoding NAD-dependent epimerase/dehydratase family protein, with amino-acid sequence MRVLVTGHQGYLGTVMVPILQAAGHEVIGLDTGWFADCLLGAFAGDPEGLRLDLRSVRIDALRGFDAVVHLAALSNDPLGALAPEVTHEINHRASVRLARLAKEAGVSRFLYASTCSVYGAAGDELVTESAPLRPITPYAESKVRVEDDVAELADDDFVPVFLRNATAFGFSPRPRADIVLNNLVGHAVLTGAVKVLSDGTPWRPLVHARDIAAAFERCLTAPASAVAGRAFNIGTERNNLTVAEIAESVVATVPGSRLLITGETGADPRSYRVDFSAARAVLGFEAQWSVPDGAAELYREYTERGLTEEAFSQRFTRLAWLQRLRASGALDPRLRAVTAPVTG; translated from the coding sequence ATGCGGGTCCTGGTCACCGGGCATCAGGGATATCTGGGCACCGTCATGGTCCCGATACTGCAAGCCGCCGGGCACGAGGTCATCGGGCTCGACACCGGCTGGTTCGCCGACTGCCTGCTCGGTGCGTTCGCCGGCGACCCGGAGGGCCTGCGCCTCGACCTGCGATCGGTGCGGATCGACGCCCTTCGCGGCTTCGACGCGGTCGTCCATCTCGCCGCGCTGTCCAATGATCCCCTGGGCGCGCTCGCGCCGGAAGTCACCCACGAAATCAACCATCGCGCCTCGGTGCGTCTGGCTCGGCTCGCGAAAGAAGCCGGTGTGTCCCGGTTCCTGTACGCCTCCACCTGCTCGGTGTACGGTGCCGCCGGAGACGAACTGGTGACCGAGTCGGCGCCGCTGCGGCCGATCACCCCCTACGCCGAGTCGAAGGTGCGCGTCGAAGACGATGTCGCGGAGCTGGCCGACGACGACTTCGTTCCTGTCTTCCTGCGCAACGCCACCGCGTTCGGATTCTCCCCTCGTCCTCGCGCTGACATCGTGCTCAACAACCTCGTCGGACACGCCGTCCTCACCGGTGCGGTCAAGGTGCTCTCCGACGGCACGCCCTGGCGGCCGCTGGTCCACGCCCGCGACATCGCGGCGGCCTTCGAACGCTGCCTCACCGCACCGGCGTCGGCCGTCGCGGGCCGGGCGTTCAACATCGGCACGGAGCGAAACAATCTCACCGTGGCCGAGATCGCCGAGTCGGTGGTGGCCACCGTGCCGGGGTCGCGACTGCTGATCACCGGGGAGACCGGCGCCGACCCCCGCTCCTACCGGGTCGACTTCTCCGCCGCCCGCGCAGTGCTCGGTTTCGAGGCGCAGTGGTCGGTGCCTGACGGCGCCGCCGAACTCTACCGCGAGTACACCGAGCGTGGCCTCACCGAAGAGGCGTTCTCCCAGCGATTCACCCGGCTCGCGTGGCTGCAGCGGCTGCGTGCGTCCGGCGCTCTGGACCCGCGACTGCGTGCGGTCACCGCGCCGG